A single genomic interval of Fibrobacter sp. UWT2 harbors:
- a CDS encoding CCA tRNA nucleotidyltransferase: MAKIQTLSGEWFEPDLPGRLLKIAGDIREAGGRAFLVGGWVRDALLGKSCRDYDVEVYDMAQDALVPILSKYGRTNLVGKAFGVIHLAMKGLSLDFSFPRTESKVGYGHRGFVVHTDEKLSFKEAALRRDFTINAMGMELPELTLCDPYGGIDDLKTHTLRHVGPAFAEDSLRILRGVQFASRFGCTLAPSTVELCRTLSLDDLSVERLFEEFKKWLLKPGKPSLGLKAFLDIKLDEYFPEIHPFKNSWETLGTILDNMAPLRDSSGLPEARVMEFAFAALLCGSAETALKFLERITNETHLLKVVPLLLKAYQELDTAIVNDAPSLRRLAVKLDGLKLLCLLVRCTPGEFFADSAEGENFAEKLWNAASELNLMDAAPRPYLMGKMLMDMGVKPGKQMGEIIKKSFELQLDDKINNAEEAVAWAKSCLS, translated from the coding sequence ATGGCGAAGATTCAGACACTTTCAGGAGAATGGTTTGAACCGGATTTGCCGGGGCGCCTTCTCAAAATTGCGGGCGATATCCGCGAAGCGGGTGGCCGCGCCTTTTTGGTGGGTGGCTGGGTTCGCGACGCTCTTTTAGGCAAGTCCTGCCGCGACTATGACGTCGAAGTTTATGACATGGCTCAGGATGCCTTGGTGCCGATTCTTTCGAAGTATGGCCGCACGAATTTGGTGGGCAAGGCTTTCGGCGTCATTCACCTGGCCATGAAGGGGCTGTCGCTTGATTTCTCGTTCCCGCGCACCGAAAGCAAGGTCGGCTATGGCCACCGCGGTTTTGTGGTGCATACGGACGAAAAGCTCAGCTTCAAGGAAGCCGCTCTTCGTCGTGACTTTACGATCAACGCCATGGGCATGGAACTGCCGGAGCTTACGCTCTGTGATCCTTACGGCGGAATTGACGATTTAAAGACGCATACGCTGCGCCATGTGGGCCCTGCCTTTGCAGAAGATTCTCTGCGCATTCTGCGCGGGGTGCAGTTTGCGAGCCGTTTTGGTTGCACATTGGCGCCTTCGACGGTGGAACTCTGCCGTACGCTTTCGCTTGACGACTTGTCGGTGGAACGCCTGTTCGAAGAATTCAAGAAGTGGCTCCTGAAACCGGGGAAACCTTCGCTTGGCCTTAAGGCTTTTTTGGATATCAAGCTTGACGAATATTTCCCGGAGATACACCCGTTCAAGAATTCTTGGGAAACTCTCGGAACGATTCTTGACAATATGGCGCCTCTGCGTGACAGCTCCGGTCTTCCGGAAGCGCGCGTGATGGAATTCGCTTTTGCCGCGCTCCTTTGCGGCAGTGCAGAAACAGCGCTGAAGTTCCTGGAACGTATTACCAACGAAACGCATTTGCTTAAGGTAGTTCCGCTGTTGCTGAAGGCGTATCAGGAATTGGATACGGCCATCGTGAACGATGCTCCGTCACTTCGCCGTCTTGCGGTAAAGCTCGACGGCTTGAAGCTTCTGTGTCTGCTCGTAAGATGCACCCCCGGTGAATTCTTTGCCGATTCTGCAGAAGGTGAAAACTTCGCCGAAAAATTATGGAACGCCGCCAGTGAACTGAATTTGATGGATGCAGCCCCGCGGCCTTACCTGATGGGCAAAATGCTTATGGATATGGGTGTCAAGCCGGGTAAGCAAATGGGCGAAATCATCAAGAAGAGTTTCGAGTTGCAGCTTGACGACAAAATCAACAACGCCGAAGAAGCTGTCGCCTGGGCAAAATCCTGCCTGTCGTAA